TAGATAGTCTTTGTGAAGATTATTAGAGGAACTTTGATGTTAATTAATCCGATTCTTCACGTACTGGATCAAATATTTTGTTATCGATTTCCAATGCAttctaacttctttttttttttttttttgaatatcaAGAATATTTCTACATTAATTCACTCAATCTcctttttagagatttttttttttttttattttttatttacatggATTAGTTAATAATGAATATATTAGACATTGACTgtaaaaggtaaaaataataGAAGGGATagcctttaaaaatatatatataaaaatataaaatcgtGTTGAGCTTAGTTGGCACATAAAGAATACCTCATCATGACAAGTTAAAGGAAggatttaaataaaaacaatatataacattaggtttttattttattttattatttttttttttttgcctttatgaGAATTAGGGGTATGGATGGACAACCTGACCTTGGTTCAAATTCCACCGATGGcaattttaagaattatttcTAGGATGATTATTAGGAAactttaaattatacaaaaatctaataaaaatagaacttcatatattgacaaccaaataatgataataataataattaggggtggcaattcgtgtttgatgtgcattgataatagcttaattttgcatctttatatcattgttagaaagcattatcatacttattttgagtcatttcatgcattttatatatttttttggaataatgttgaataatcaattttgtgcttaattgaatctTATTGCATGAATTTGCCTTTTGTAggagaatggaattaaataagtggatttgtgcaaagaagaaagctaatggactttacttttacaagggcTATGATGAAGTTAAAGAAAGTCAGCCCAATTAAATctaagtccaattcggattaggattccaaaCTGCACATCAGTTGGTATTTTTGGCACAACTTTCGGCTTAGAAGtccaattgagatgattcaatttggaatggaaagttaacttaaagggataaaactttgtagtttactaaaagtccaaattctaacgttaaatgggccaaaatcatCCGTTAAGTGAAGCCTATAAATCtgagattttctccaaacgggaattcaacttgtaataggattccttgacctatttaaaggctctttagggcaaaattcagggaGGCTAGTGCTAGGGTTGAGGGCTGAATGTATAGAGAGCTGTGGCTACCTCTTCCATGAtagttagttttatttatttgtctagtttaatgcttagtattttatttttgtattttctttcaattactatgagtagctaaatttataattagggttgaggatgaaaccttatTAAGgattattagtaatatttatgtgatttgatttttcccacaacagttgttctttaatgatttaaattgttcttgcttcatatcaattgactcagatgagattctagatatgagttcaataatatttttctcatgatttaggatttatcttaattaattgaattcttggtttattaattcttgattatagaATTGGATATCACTTGTGATTTTTCTGTCAATggataaaatttatgatttgatttttagatttggatatatcttgtgatttgttcGACTATGgatataattgatgatttgattttatacttaagaagcaaagaaaaacatactttagatatttaaatagaagttttaatgataatattttccatggtagtaagattgatttctagattatcatgtagtggttgagaaaaattaatgataataaatatatgttgatatgacttacaaggtggattccaaaattttaattcctttctctAGATTGTTTACATCTCTTTACTGCTTTATATTATATCTTtacttagtttaattttttgtttagtttatttaattgcaaacaaccaatttttattaaacttgattaggattaatttggttaagtcttaattaattttcctacgttcaTTCAAGTCCTTGTGGGTTCAACCTCATTCTTATCAAACTATACTTTGGTACGGTTTGTACATTTGCGAGTACTTTAAAATTCACAAGTTTTTGACGCTGTTGCCGGGGACTTggttagaaaaataaattaggtcttaattgaattttttccttctactagttgtagttaaaatttatttatttttttaaatataatttttttttttatttctttgtgcTTGGTGTATGAGAACTTGGATATGTGATAAAGAAAATCATTTTGTTAGTTTTGATTATTCATTCACAATGGGAGAAATAGGAGATGATTCAAAAACTCTTAGGGAGTTGTTCTCACCCATAACCACCAACCCTCCATCTTGCATAGTATTGCCTGCAATCACTGCTACACATTTTGAATTGAAGCCACAGATAATCCACTTTCTTCCTACTTTTCATGGATTGGATAGAGAAGATCCTTATATGCATGTGAAGGATTTTCGTGAGATTTGTGCTGCTTGTAAGTTCTAGAATTTCACGGATGACTCTGTTCGCTTGCAtttattccctttttccttGAAGGATAAGGCAAAAGCATGGTTTAATTCTTTGTCACTGGATCTATCACTTCATGGGAATTGTTGGTTACAAAATACCTCTCTAAATTTTTCCCAATGGCCAAGACCAATGCTTTGAGGAGAGAAATTGCAGATTTTTATCAGGATGAACAAGAGAAATTTTATGAGAGTTAGGAGAAATTTAAGGACTTGATCTTAAAGTGTCCCCATCATGGTTTTGAAACATGGAGACTagtacaaaatttttataatggTTTGACTCAGACAAATCATAACATGATTGAGTCCATGAATGGTGGTGGATTTTTGAGTCTTATGAATGATGAGGCATACAAATTTCTTGAGAATTTATCAGAAAGCAAAATGGGATTTTTCCAATCATAGAGAGAGATCTGCCCCTGCAATTAAGAAAGGGAGGATTGTATGAAGTCAGTGAAGATTTAGACATAAAAGCTAGGTTGTACAATCTCACTCATAAGGTTGAAGCTTTAGCTTTAGGTAGAAGGATGAATTCTGTCAATCAAGTTCAAAGTAAAACATGCTCTATTTGTGCAAGTCCTATGCACACAACACAAATGTGTCCTTCCACAGTTGGTTACTCTGAATACTGTATTGAGCAAGCAAATGCACTAAATAATTATGGAAGGCCACTTGCTAGTCCATTTTCAGAGACATACAATCCAGATTGGCAAAACCATTCTCCCACAAATATAGGTGGATAACAAGTGCATCAACAAAGTCAATTTCGTCCACCTACTCAAGCATTTCCTCCCATTCCTCAATCAACTCCTCATTATGGCACCACCAAGACAACAATCATCTTTGGAGGAGTCTCTCAAAACTTTCATGCAATCAACTAGCCAAGCCATTCAAGAGATAAAAAGTTCCACCCATTTGAATACTCAAGCTATTTTAAAGTTGGAAAATCAAGTTGGCGAGTTAGCAACCCAAGTTGGAGAGAGGGAAAAAGGAAAGTTTCCTAGTCAACCTATACCTAACCTAAAAGGGCAGTATGTAATTAATGGTTCTTCTAGTTCTACTCATGCACATGAATCTGTTCAATTTATTACTACCCTTAAGTTTGGTAAGCAAGTTGATAATCAAGTGAAAATGCCAGAAGTGGAAGATAATGAAAATACTATGTTAGAGGAAAAAGGAAGTCACAGTTCAGAAGATGATCATAAAGAAAAGAAGGGCAACTCAACCTCAATTCCAATTTAGGATCTTAGTTTTCCCCTTGGTAGGAGGTTTGTTACTAAAGCTCCATTCCCTTAAAGTTTAATCAGTCCTCAGAAAAGTGTACAATTTGGAgatattttagaggtttttaaGCAAGTGTAAATTAATATTCCATTTCTTGATGCAATTCAGCAAGTTCCTACTTATGCTAAGTATCTAAAAGATCTTGTGACAATGAAGAGAAAGACAAATGTTCCTTAAAAGGCATTTTTGACAAAGCAAGTTAGTTCAATCATTTAGAATAAATATCTAGTGAAATGTAAGAACCCTAGATCTCCTACAATTTCATGCAAGATTGGGGATTGTCTCATTGAGCGAGCTATGTTAGATTTAGGGGCAAGTGTGAACCTAATGCCATATTTAGTTTATTCACAGCTAGGTTTGGGGAGCTGAAACCCATAACCATGATACTCCAGTTAGCTAACAGATCTGTGAAAATTCCTAGAGGTATTGTTGCGGATGTGCTAATTAAGGTGGATGCATTCTATTTTGCTGTTGATTTTGTTGTGTTAGAGACTAAGCCTACTCTGAATGCCAGTACACAAATCCTTGTCATTTTGGGTCGCCCTTTCTTAGCCACATCCAATGCTTTGATAAATTGTCGAAGTGGTGTGATGAAGATTTCTTTTGGGAATATGACTGTTGAGCTTAATATCTTTGACATAAATAAGCAAGTACTAGACAATGAGGATATATGCGGAGTTAACATGATTGAGGGCCTAGTCCATGATGCTTTCATAGAATCAAGTTGTGAGGATTCCCTAAAGGCTTGCTTAACCCGTGTTGATTGCAATTTGGATACTGAAAAATCAATTGAGGAGGTCAATGCATTATTGGATTATGTTCCTTTCTTAAGTATTAATAGCTGGCAGCCAAAAGTGGTCCCTAttccattttcttcatcatcactTCCATCTACTGTAAAACCACCAAAGTTGGATGACGTTTGGGAACATCAATTGGTAAGTATACTTCAAAAGCATAAGGAAGCTATAGGTTGGACAATTGTTGATATTAAGGATATTAGTCCCTTTGTGGTTACGCATAGAATTCACATGGAAGAGATTGCTAAAGCCTCCCAACATGTTTTTGACCTAGGTAAGTTACAATCTCATTGGACTAGTCCATTCATAATATGCATTATTTATCTCCATGGTGTTGTTGAGGTTTGGATGGTCTGTTTATCAAGATTGATCTCTACTTGTGTTAAATCTTtttgccaaaagaaaaaaaaaaaatctttttcttgtttattttctgattttcgattaatatatttgtgtttattttcttgtttagttttatattattttgttctaGCTAATATTTgatagaaattaaaattaataacaatcaGCTTGATCAAGGTAAGTCTCTTCCTTCTCCTTACCTTACTTGTTTCTACTTGGTTCTCATGTTGcatattaattttttgctttcttttcatTCAAGACATATATTTGAGAGTATCATTTTTAACATTGAGGACAATATTTTGTTTAGGTTTGGGGGGGATGTACATagatttctatctttttttttttcttttttttttttttttgtgttgtgttaaatatatatatattgcctaGCTTGAGGTTTATGTTTTGAGTTCGTTATACTACTCTTTCTTAAAGAATTTCATTGCTTTCATACTCAATTCATTGCACATGCACGTAGCCACTCAGACACAACTTGTTGTTGAAGGATAAAAGTGATTAGAAAATCTTGAAGATAACAATGTGGAGACTGTAACCCTTGTGAGTTTTGAGccaatcattattttttggagggttatttatttttctaatcttAAAGTTCATTTGGAAGTGCGTAACATATTTCCCTAGTTGTAATCtcattgttctttcttttggtcaagaaaaaaaaaatgattttatgcCACACTTGAATCTTTTGAAGCCATTGATGTTGAATGAACTATACTAGTCTTTGAGAGATGAGATTAGGCCATTTTTGTCTACTTTGAGCCATATATGTGTTTATCTTTTTTGATACATTATCGCTAGTCACCCCATTGAGCCTTTTAATTAGCATTTCTTTCTTAAAACCCTTATCCATAGTGTTTTAAGATGGAATTTGACCAATTTGTTTCAATGTGGTGGTTTGTgcaagaattcaaaaaaaaaaaaaaaaaaaaaaaggaaaaatgtctaaaggaagaaaataaaaagggttcTCATCAAATTTTGAGAAGTGAAATGTAAGCAAGAAATACtgctttgaagaagaagaagaggtgaaaaaaaaatgttgaatggAAATTCCAAAAAGAGTTGACATTCCAACAAATCTTGAAAACACTTCTTATTATTTACCTTCacccatttttatttcattcccTTCGCTTTTACCCTACATTGCATCCTCATAAAGTCTTTATTTAATCTTGAAGATTGTGTAGTTCAAATATTGATATGACTGAATAAAAAGTGTGGTATAAATTCTTTTTGGCATCCTTTCATGAGACTACTTGTTCTTTCTTGATTAAGCATTTTTTCATGTGATTTTTATGTGAGGTGCTTGATTTTGCTTACATTATTATGCTCACATATATTGTTGAGAGTGTTACACCCCATTTTAGAGTGATTTCATTTGTTGAGTGATAACACCAGAGAGATTTGAGTTGAAGCATACTTTCAAATAGAGATTTGAGTCAAGTTTATTCTAAAACTAAGAGTATGTTTGGGTTGGCTACCACTTTTCACTCACGTTGAGTTTTGATGGCATGAGAAATTTCTTTAGCATTTGTAGTGTTTTTTAACTTGAACTAATCCTCTTTGCAAaaggaaattgaaattttttttttgattttctttgttttgtttatttttttagtatttattctcaaaattttgtGGCTATATTCCCTGCAAACCCTCACGAGACTACAACTCGTCCACTTCTGTAAACTAGGGGTTTAAAGGCTTGTTGCATATGCTAAATGCAATCGAAAATTCCAGCGAAAGTGGATTAGTTaggatttcctttttctttgttttgttgtaCTCTTTATCTGTTTTGCTCAAGGACTAGAAAAATGTAAGTTTGGGGGTATTTGATGTGCATTGATAATTGCTTAATTTTGCATCTTTATATCATTgttagaaagcattatcatacttattttgagttaattcatgcattttatattttgttttggaataatgttgaataatcaattttgcaCTTAATTGAATCTTATTGaatgaatttgtcttttgtaggaaaatggaattaaataagtggatttgtgcaaaaaagaaagctaatgaactttacttttacaaaggccatgatgaagttaaagaaagtcaacccaattaaatttaagccTAATTGGACCagggaatcaaaggaaatttgcatcaaatccaagtccaattcggattaggattccagactGCACATTAGTTAGTATTTTTAGCATAACGTTCAGCTCAGAAAtccaattgagatgattcaagttgggctggaaagtTAACTTAAAGGGATACAACTTCGTAGTTTATCAAAACTCCGAATTCtgaagttaaatgggccaaaatcgtcagttaagtgaagcctaaaaatctgggattttctccaaacgggaattcaacttgtaataggattccttgacctatttaaaggctctttaaaGCAAAATTCAAggaggctagtgctagggctgaggGCTGAATGTATAGAGAGCTGCAGCTACCTCTTCCATGATagtttttgtaaggttgaatttgaactttcagttttttttttttttttttttgagaaagacctCTTCCATGAtagttagttttatttatttgtctagtttaatgcttagtattttatttttgtattttctttcaattactataagtagctaaatttataattagggttaaggatgaaaccttgttaaggattatcagttgatagtttttaaaccccttaaaacaattgatttaacctaggtaattagccaagttgttacttagtccaatttaacaaatctaggttatcacaataataaagatcatatcatgcaaagcagcggaaaataaataacacaagatatgatcacctaggaaaccaaaccgataaaaaccttgggaggatttgacctagctatcctcaaggtaaacttgaatccactatcttgaaagaatcgaaattcatacaataagacttacaagcccccacgctcgacttcttattgctaccaaccagtagaacttactgacacgaccatgtgcaaactccgaatccacggactccttctttcttggattcaccaccagatacaaacacacccgcttgtgttttctttaaacttcaatgacaacaactgagttgatcatcaaggtgtagataaatcttctccttgaaaaccctaagtttgtgtaaaggaaaactcctctagatctcacaagagatttatacaaacaacaatatgagcaacactaaaacgtggctagggtttgccttttatacttaggacaaataagaaaccctaaaaacgttttaaaacaactagggctgagttggaaaattctgtagaaaaaacattctacccaagcttcgatcgattgagccaggccgaaatgcataatGCTTTCCTACatcagctcgattccaactttacataaacgcacaactttgagcaagactaaaacacttctaaacacattgttttgatcatggtttgccaagaatacaaattagagttctaaatacataaatacttaagactttagaacctaacatcagtaatatttatgtgatttgatttttcccacaatagttgttctttaataatttaaattgttcttacttcatatcaattgactaagatgagattctagatatgagttcaatcatgtttttatcatcatttaggatttatcttaattaattgaatgcttggtttattaattcttgattataaaattggatattgcttatgatttttctgtcaatggatacaatttatgatttgatttttagaattggatatatcttATGATTTGTTTGGTTACAGatacaattgataatttgattttatacttaaaaagcgaagaagaacatgctttagatatttaaatagaagttttaatgataatattttccaaGGTAgtaagattgatttctagattatcatgtagtagttgggaaaaattaatgattataaatatatgttgatatgacttacaagccggattccaaaaccttaattcctttctgTAGATTATTTACATCTTTTTACTGCTTTATATTAtatctttgcttagtttaattctttgtttagtttatttaattgcaaacaaccaatttttattaaactagattaggattattattattattattatttttttatgtgaatacTGCACTTTTATTAAACTTCAAACCAAAAAAGATACATCATGGATTAAAACTTGCTCAAGAAAGCAAGGACTAGCTTCCATCCAAGTTTCATAATCAACAATGCCTAAAGCATGTTTTGCTAATAAATGGGTTGGACTATTACCCAGTCTTTTAATGTGAGAGAAATCAACCTTGTAGCAAGACCCACAAGCCATTAAAACCCCTCTAACTATAGATTCCACAACAGTAGGTGGATTAGATAGTCCACTTAAAGCATTAAACAGCACCAGTGAATCACCTTCCTACGTAAAGTCATAGACACCAACCTCCCTAGCGAACTTCACACCTTCCTCCCATGCCTTCACCTCAGCTTCCAGTGGACCCAATGGGGCATTGATCTTCTTGCTTATTGCAGCTACCACCTGACCATACAAGTCACAGATTAAAACCCCAACTCCAGCTGATTTCTGTGCCGCAAAAACCACTCCATCCACGTTGACCTTATACCATGTAGCAAAGGGAGGAACCCAGGCCACCACATGGTTACGATCAAGGTGTGGAAGACCCACGTTTGCTTCATTAAATTCCTAAAGGTACTGCATCGCCGAGTGGACTATCTCCTTCCCATTTTTCCTCCTACCTACGTGTCTAACTTCATTCCGGTTGTGCCAAATTGCCTAAGCAATCATCACCACCACTTTGGCCGAATCCTCATATGGGTTCTCAGAAATTAGTAACAGCCACATCATATCCTAAAAAGACCGAATCCTGTGCTACTCAAAGTTAAAATGGAGCTTCAAATTCTGCCACACTTCCTGAGCTCGATGACATGACCACAATAGGTGTCCCTCTGATTCAGTTTCTTCATTGCACTAATCAAACTGATCATCGTGTATCACTCCACGCTTCTCCAGGTTCACTTTCGTTGGTAAAATTCCTTTGACTGCTCTCCATGAAAAATGACGAACTTTATGAGGTATTTCCAAGCACCATAGTTGCCTCCAAAACTTACGGATTCTGCCATTATCTGAACTTGATCCACTCTGTTCAGCCCTTGCTTGATCCATTGCTAACCTGTAAGCACTGCGCACACTAAAAACACCATTAGAAGTTAGAGCCCAAATTAGCTTGTCCTCTGGTAGTTGTAAGCTTATGGGAATGCTTTTAATCAGCTCTGCTTCATGAGGTAGGAACACTGCATCCAAGGCTCCACCCTTCCAACTAGCCACATCCGGATCAATAAACTCACTGACCCTTGTATCTTTATGTAGGAAAAGCTTTGGTGAGACCACTTTGTGTGTTGACGTGGAAGGAAGCCACCTATCCCCCCAAACCAGTATAGATTCACCATTCCCCATAGACCACCTTAGACCTTGCTTCACAATGGATTAAGCCGCCATAGTACTCCTCCAAGCATATGAAGGATTATGACCAACAGAGGCATGAACAAAATCAGTTTGGGGAAAGTATCTAGCTTTGTAAACTCGGTACACTAGGGAATCCCTCTTAGTTTGCAACAGCCATCCCTGTTTAGCAAGCAAAGCAAGATTGAATTGTTTCAACTCTCGAAAACCTATACCACCCACTTCTTTAGGCTCACAAAGTTTTTCCCAACTAAGCCAAGCCATTTTCCTCTCATCTCGCTTTCTACCCCACCAAAAGTTTTGGATCATACTAGTCATCTCATCACATAGAGAGTCAGGGATTTTAAAGCAACTCATAGTGTAAGTAGGGATAGCCTGAGCAACAACCTTAATGACCACTTCTTTGCCCGCCTTTGAAAGTAGCTTTTCTTTCCACCCAGCTAACTTTTTGCTCAACTTCTCCTTTATATCATTAAAGGAATTCCTTTTACTCCTCCCCACCAACAAAGGTAACCCCAGATACTTTTCGTGTTGTCATATCACCTGTGCCCCAAACATATTTTTAATCTCCTGTTGAACATCACCTGGTGTGTTGAtgctgaaaaagagagaggtttTGGCACGATTCAACTGTTGTCCAGAAGCTTGTTCATAAACTTGAAGAATTCTTTGTAATGAATTGCACTCATCCACAGAAGCTTCTCAGAAAATAAGACTATTATCGGCAAAGAATAAATGTGAGAGCCTAGGGCCACCATGAGAAACAGCCAAACCCTCCATGTCACCATTCTCCACTGccctagattaggattaatttggttaaggtttaattaatttttctacgTTCATTCAAGTCCCTATGGGTTTGACCTCGTTCTTGCCAAACTATACTTCAATACGGTTCATACACTTgcgagtactttaaaatttcacaatagtATTCATGTGTCAGGTTTTTGTCATGTCTAGCCAAGAGTATTCGGTTATATGAgttgacccaaacccaacctatTTAGTAAATGTGTCGGGAATCCTCAACCCGAACACGACCTATTTATTAAACAgatcaacccaacccaatacATATAACTCGTTTAATTAATAAGTCATATAAATGTCAATACAAATGACctgtttaataatttatttaattaataggtCATACTTaatctatataatttttatcaattctcatatatctaaaattaaaatataattacaactataaatataataataaacatataaaaataaccataatttaagtaataatatcaaaataactaataactttataagctaaatgGGTTAAACGGGTTCGCATGTTGAACATGAACATGatttgtttattaaacgggttagcTGTGTTAACTCGAATATGACCAAAACCCGTTTAACTTCAACCTATGACCTATTTATAAACAGGTTAGTCGTGTTGGGTTCATGGGTCGTGTCAGATTTTgccaccaataataataataataataataacatacaaatgcataaaattttaaaattttcttctacaagttttcatattttcaaatcGTTACATGATAGTCATATTATCAATGCTGTAAGCTACTcctctttcaaattttagttcaattaaaaaaaaattggactttttcttattgtttgaAAGGACTTCATATCTTGTTAAAGAGACcaaagtttaattttgttaagCCTAAAAAGATTtaggaacaattttttttaagggtagaaaaatcataaatttatataaattcatttttttttcaagtcagggtggtcctaTAATCACCATAGCACTAATAATATTCACTTGGTATCTTAATATGATGGTAAGACAATCATTATGAATCTGATTCTATATGTTCCAATTCTAtaatatcaaccaaaaaaaaaaaaaaatcattgtttcatTCCCATGTATTTGGTTGGAGGAACACACTGTAACATAGAAGGAAAATTCTAAGTTACTTATTTATTGGTACAGTAAGTCTCCATAAACAATTTCTAATAGGATATGTAACTCGTGTAGAGCTTCAATATAAGGACAAATGAACTGAAGTCCTTTTCTATCCTTAAGCTTGAGGTCTTTCTTGTTTGTGTTCTCATAAAATACCTGTTATCGATAAAAGGCTTTtggataatataata
This DNA window, taken from Quercus robur chromosome 2, dhQueRobu3.1, whole genome shotgun sequence, encodes the following:
- the LOC126699846 gene encoding uncharacterized mitochondrial protein AtMg00310-like; amino-acid sequence: MSCFKIPDSLCDEMTSMIQNFWWGRKRDERKMAWLSWEKLCEPKEVGGIGFRELKQFNLALLAKQGWLLQTKRDSLVYRVYKARYFPQTDFVHASVGHNPSYAWRSTMAA